A single region of the Gossypium arboreum isolate Shixiya-1 chromosome 12, ASM2569848v2, whole genome shotgun sequence genome encodes:
- the LOC108478523 gene encoding lysM domain-containing GPI-anchored protein 2 isoform X1 encodes MGFALLPVLVSVLTIQYAAAQSFNCSSSDPSTCHALVGYITVNNTNLGAIQSLFSVKNLRSLLGANNLPLNTTRSYAIPAQQVIKVPINCLCNNNTGTSSGVPIYTVQPGDGLYHIAAEVFSRLLLYPQIAAANNIRDANLITIGDKLKIPLPCSCDEVDGQKVVHYAHMVKSGSSLGEIAQEFGTNEETLARINGIKADSDLKADQPIDVPLKACNSSISGDSFDFPLLVANGTYLFTANGCVKCMCDAANNWTLHCEPSQNKPSKWDTCPSMKCQGAEGLSIGNSTAAGCNRSTCSYAGFNNSTIMTTLVQDSSSCSRTASPPSNDVSRINSNWDCLFILVLLGFHLFQ; translated from the exons ATGGGTTTTGCTCTCCTTCCAGTTTTGGTCTCAGTTCTCACCATTCAGTACGCCGCAGCTCAAAGCTTCAATTGTAGCTCGAGCGACCCGAGTACATGTCATGCATTGGTCGGCTACATCACTGTTAACAACACCAACCTCGGCGCCATTCAATCCCTTTTTAGCGTCAAGAACCTCAGGAGTCTCCTTGGAGCCAACAACTTACCTCTCAACACCACGCGCAGCTATGCCATACCCGCACAACAGGTCATCAAAGTCCCCATCAATTGTTTGTGCAACAACAACACTGGAACTTCCAGCGGTGTTCCTATCTACACCGTTCAACCAGGTGACGGCCTCTACCACATTGCAGCTGAGGTGTTCTCGCGGTTACTGCTTTACCCGCAAATTGCAGCAGCCAATAATATTAGGGATGCGAATTTGATAACGATTGGGGACAAGCTCAAAATCCCCTTGCCCTGTAGCTGCGATGAAGTGGACGGCCAGAAAGTGGTGCATTACGCACATATGGTGAAGTCAGGGAGTTCTTTGGGGGAGATCGCTCAAGAGTTTGGAACTAATGAGGAGACTTTGGCTAGGATTAATGGGATCAAAGCCGACAGTGACTTAAAAGCTGACCAACCAATTGATGTTCCTCTCAAAG CCTGCAACTCATCCATAAGCGGTGACTCCTTCGACTTCCCTTTACTTGTTGCTAATGGCACATACCTTTTCACTgcaaatggttgtgtgaaatgcaTGTGTGATGCTGCTAACAACTGGAC ATTACATTGTGAACCATCCCAGAATAAACCATCCAAGTGGGATACATGCCCATCCATGAAATGCCAAGGTGCCGAAGGTTTGTCTATTGGAAATAGCACCGCTGCAGGTTGCAATCGATCAACATGTTCCTACGCGGGCTTTAACAACTCAACCATCATGACAACCCTTGTTCAAGACTCCTCATCTTGTTCAA GAACAGCATCCCCTCCAAGCAATGATGTCTCAAGAATCAATTCGAATTGGGACTGTCTTTTCATCTTGGTCTTGCTTGGTTTCCATTTATTCCAGTGA
- the LOC108478523 gene encoding lysM domain-containing GPI-anchored protein 2 isoform X2 → MGFALLPVLVSVLTIQYAAAQSFNCSSSDPSTCHALVGYITVNNTNLGAIQSLFSVKNLRSLLGANNLPLNTTRSYAIPAQQVIKVPINCLCNNNTGTSSGVPIYTVQPGDGLYHIAAEVFSRLLLYPQIAAANNIRDANLITIGDKLKIPLPCSCDEVDGQKVVHYAHMVKSGSSLGEIAQEFGTNEETLARINGIKADSDLKADQPIDVPLKACNSSISGDSFDFPLLVANGTYLFTANGCVKCMCDAANNWTLHCEPSQNKPSKWDTCPSMKCQGAEGLSIGNSTAAGCNRSTCSYAGFNNSTIMTTLVQDSSSCSTSPPSNDVSRINSNWDCLFILVLLGFHLFQ, encoded by the exons ATGGGTTTTGCTCTCCTTCCAGTTTTGGTCTCAGTTCTCACCATTCAGTACGCCGCAGCTCAAAGCTTCAATTGTAGCTCGAGCGACCCGAGTACATGTCATGCATTGGTCGGCTACATCACTGTTAACAACACCAACCTCGGCGCCATTCAATCCCTTTTTAGCGTCAAGAACCTCAGGAGTCTCCTTGGAGCCAACAACTTACCTCTCAACACCACGCGCAGCTATGCCATACCCGCACAACAGGTCATCAAAGTCCCCATCAATTGTTTGTGCAACAACAACACTGGAACTTCCAGCGGTGTTCCTATCTACACCGTTCAACCAGGTGACGGCCTCTACCACATTGCAGCTGAGGTGTTCTCGCGGTTACTGCTTTACCCGCAAATTGCAGCAGCCAATAATATTAGGGATGCGAATTTGATAACGATTGGGGACAAGCTCAAAATCCCCTTGCCCTGTAGCTGCGATGAAGTGGACGGCCAGAAAGTGGTGCATTACGCACATATGGTGAAGTCAGGGAGTTCTTTGGGGGAGATCGCTCAAGAGTTTGGAACTAATGAGGAGACTTTGGCTAGGATTAATGGGATCAAAGCCGACAGTGACTTAAAAGCTGACCAACCAATTGATGTTCCTCTCAAAG CCTGCAACTCATCCATAAGCGGTGACTCCTTCGACTTCCCTTTACTTGTTGCTAATGGCACATACCTTTTCACTgcaaatggttgtgtgaaatgcaTGTGTGATGCTGCTAACAACTGGAC ATTACATTGTGAACCATCCCAGAATAAACCATCCAAGTGGGATACATGCCCATCCATGAAATGCCAAGGTGCCGAAGGTTTGTCTATTGGAAATAGCACCGCTGCAGGTTGCAATCGATCAACATGTTCCTACGCGGGCTTTAACAACTCAACCATCATGACAACCCTTGTTCAAGACTCCTCATCTTGTTCAA CATCCCCTCCAAGCAATGATGTCTCAAGAATCAATTCGAATTGGGACTGTCTTTTCATCTTGGTCTTGCTTGGTTTCCATTTATTCCAGTGA
- the LOC108479762 gene encoding protein LAZ1 isoform X1, with translation MKITDYLLGYSPPIWATLIAGVFLVIALTLSVYLIFQHLSSYKHPEEQKFLIGVILMVPCYSVESFVSLVDPSISVYCSILRDCYESFAMYCFGRYLVACLGGEERTIEFMERLGHASSKTPLLGLDCEKGTVKHPFPVNYILRPWKLGQWFYQVVKFGIVQYMIIKLLTALLSLILEAFGVYCEGEFKWGCGYPYMAVVLNFSQSWALYCLVQFYTVTNDELAHIKPLAKFLTFKSIVFLTWWQGVAIALFYALGLFRSKIAEGLELKSSVQDFIICIEMGIASVVHLYVFPSKPYELMGDRIPGSVSVLGDYASVDCPLDPDEVRDSERPIKLRLPQPDIEARSGMTIKESVKDVFIGGGGYIVNDVKFTVNQAVEPVEKGITKFNEKLHKISQNIKRHDKDRRKTKDDSCITTTARRVIRGIDDPLLHGSISDSGIGREKKHRRRSGYTSAESGGESSSDQSYGGYQIRGSRWVTKD, from the exons ATGAAGATTACAGATTATCTATTGGGTTATTCGCCTCCTATTTGGGCGACTTTGATAGCTGGAGTGTTTTTAGTCATTGCACTTACGCTTTCAGTGTATCTTATCTTCCAGCACCTCTCTTCATACAAGCATCCTGAG GAGCAGAAGTTCTTGATCGGGGTTATTCTTATGGTTCCTTGCTATTCTGTAGAATCA TTTGTATCATTGGTGGATCCATCGATTAGTGTCTATTGTTCGATTCTACGTGATTGCTATGAATCATTTGCCATGTATTGCTTTGGAAGATACCTTGTTGCTTGCTTGG GTGGGGAAGAGCGGACTATTGAATTCATGGAGAGACTAGGACATGCAAGTTCTAAAACTCCACTATTGGGACTCGATTGTGAAAAGGGAACCGTTAAACACCCCTTTCCCGTGAATTATATCCTAAGACCATGGAAACTTGGCCAATGGTTTTACCAAGTTGTCAAGTTTGGCATTGTCCAATAT ATGATAATCAAGTTATTGACTGCTCTTTTGTCACTAATTCTTGAAGCTTTTGGTGTATATTGTGAAGGAGAATTCAAATGGGGATGTGG GTATCCTTATATGGCAGTGGTTCTCAATTTCAGTCAATCATGGGCTTTATACTGTCTAGTTCAATTTTATACTGTCACAAATGATGAACTGGCACACATAAAACCATTGGCCAAGTTTTTGACTTTTAAATCGATTGTGTTTTTGACTTGGTGGCAAGGTGTAGCTATTGCCCTTTTTTATGCTCTTGGTCTGTTCAGAAGCAAAATTGCTGAAGGCTTGGAGTTGAAGTCAAGTGTCCAAGACTTTATCATTTGTATAGAG ATGGGCATTGCTTCTGTAGTTCACCTATATGTTTTCCCTTCCAAACCTTATGAGCTTATGGGAGATCGCATACCTGGAAGTGTATCAGTCCTTGGAGACTATGCATCTGTTGATTGCCCTCTTGATCCTGATGAGGTTAGGGACAGTGAGCGACCCATAAAGCTACGCCTACCTCAGCCTGATATAGAGGCTCGAAGTGGAATGACCATCAAAGAAAGTGTGAAGGATGTATTTATTGGTGGCGGTGGATAT ATTGTTAATGACGTAAAATTTACTGTAAACCAAGCAGTTGAGCCTGTTGAGAAGGGGATTACTAAGTTCAATGAGAAACTGCATAAGATCTCACAAAACATCAAGAGGCATGATAAAGACAGGAGAAAGACAAAGGATGATAGTTGCATTACAACAACAGCTAGAAGGGTAATTCGCGGCATAGATGATCCCCTCTTACATGGGAGCATTAGTGATAGTGGTATTGGAAGGGAAAAGAAACATCGTAGAAGATCGGGATATACTAGTGCGGAAAGCGGAGGAGAAAGCAGCAGTGATCAGAGCTATGGTGGATATCAGATCAGGGGTAGCAGATGGGTTACAAAGGACTAA
- the LOC108479762 gene encoding protein LAZ1 isoform X2: MKITDYLLGYSPPIWATLIAGVFLVIALTLSVYLIFQHLSSYKHPEEQKFLIGVILMVPCYSVESFVSLVDPSISVYCSILRDCYESFAMYCFGRYLVACLGGEERTIEFMERLGHASSKTPLLGLDCEKGTVKHPFPVNYILRPWKLGQWFYQVVKFGIVQYMIIKLLTALLSLILEAFGVYCEGEFKWGCGYPYMAVVLNFSQSWALYCLVQFYTVTNDELAHIKPLAKFLTFKSIVFLTWWQGVAIALFYALGLFRSKIAEGLELKSSVQDFIICIERRWALLL, translated from the exons ATGAAGATTACAGATTATCTATTGGGTTATTCGCCTCCTATTTGGGCGACTTTGATAGCTGGAGTGTTTTTAGTCATTGCACTTACGCTTTCAGTGTATCTTATCTTCCAGCACCTCTCTTCATACAAGCATCCTGAG GAGCAGAAGTTCTTGATCGGGGTTATTCTTATGGTTCCTTGCTATTCTGTAGAATCA TTTGTATCATTGGTGGATCCATCGATTAGTGTCTATTGTTCGATTCTACGTGATTGCTATGAATCATTTGCCATGTATTGCTTTGGAAGATACCTTGTTGCTTGCTTGG GTGGGGAAGAGCGGACTATTGAATTCATGGAGAGACTAGGACATGCAAGTTCTAAAACTCCACTATTGGGACTCGATTGTGAAAAGGGAACCGTTAAACACCCCTTTCCCGTGAATTATATCCTAAGACCATGGAAACTTGGCCAATGGTTTTACCAAGTTGTCAAGTTTGGCATTGTCCAATAT ATGATAATCAAGTTATTGACTGCTCTTTTGTCACTAATTCTTGAAGCTTTTGGTGTATATTGTGAAGGAGAATTCAAATGGGGATGTGG GTATCCTTATATGGCAGTGGTTCTCAATTTCAGTCAATCATGGGCTTTATACTGTCTAGTTCAATTTTATACTGTCACAAATGATGAACTGGCACACATAAAACCATTGGCCAAGTTTTTGACTTTTAAATCGATTGTGTTTTTGACTTGGTGGCAAGGTGTAGCTATTGCCCTTTTTTATGCTCTTGGTCTGTTCAGAAGCAAAATTGCTGAAGGCTTGGAGTTGAAGTCAAGTGTCCAAGACTTTATCATTTGTATAGAG CGCAGATGGGCATTGCTTCTGTAG
- the LOC108479763 gene encoding metal-independent phosphoserine phosphatase isoform X1, whose protein sequence is MATSSFLRNRYWILRHGKSIPNEKGLIVSSLENGIRLEYQLASEGVEQAELAGKLFLKELKENDIPLENVRMCYSPFARTRHTAEVVASTLNLPFEGPQCKVMEDLRERYFGPSFELLSHDKYTEIWAMDEKDPFTRPEGGESVDDVASRLASAMATMESEYQGCTILVVSHGDPLQILQTILNAASKQMEPSCNDLASRIQAVRIPSILSQHRNFALLTGELRAVR, encoded by the exons ATGGCAACATCGTCGTTTCTGCGTAACAGATACTGGATCCTGAGGCATGGCAAAAGCATCCCAAACGAGAAAGGTCTTATTGTTTCTTCATTG GAAAATGGCATTCGCCTTGAATACCAATTAGCATCTGAAGGTGTTGAGCAGGCTGAGTTGGCTGGAAAATTATTCCTTAAG GAACTGAAGGAAAATGACATACCACTTGAAAATGTGCGCATGTGTTACTCACCATTTGCAAGGACAAGACATACGGCAGAGGTTGTTGCATCCACTTTGAATCTTCCATTTGAGGGCCCTCAATGCAAG GTCATGGAAGATCTTCGAGAACGTTACTTTGGTCCTTCGTTTGAACTTCTGTCTCATGACAAA TATACAGAAATATGGGCAATGGATGAAAAAGATCCATTCACAAGGCCAGAAGGTGGAGAAAGTGTCGATGATGTGGCTTCTAGACTTGCAAGTGCTATGGCTACCATGGAATCAGAATACCAAGG ATGTACGATCTTGGTTGTCAGCCATGGCGATCCCTTGCAAATCTTGCAAACCATACTCAATGCAGCTTCAAAACAGATGGAACCAAGCTGCAATGACCTAGCATCTAGAATTCAAGCAGTTAGAATCCCTTCTATTCTTTCACAGCATCGAAACTTCGCATTGCTTACAGGAGAACTCAGAGCTGTTCGATGA
- the LOC108479763 gene encoding metal-independent phosphoserine phosphatase isoform X2, whose product MATSSFLRNRYWILRHGKSIPNEKGLIVSSLELKENDIPLENVRMCYSPFARTRHTAEVVASTLNLPFEGPQCKVMEDLRERYFGPSFELLSHDKYTEIWAMDEKDPFTRPEGGESVDDVASRLASAMATMESEYQGCTILVVSHGDPLQILQTILNAASKQMEPSCNDLASRIQAVRIPSILSQHRNFALLTGELRAVR is encoded by the exons ATGGCAACATCGTCGTTTCTGCGTAACAGATACTGGATCCTGAGGCATGGCAAAAGCATCCCAAACGAGAAAGGTCTTATTGTTTCTTCATTG GAACTGAAGGAAAATGACATACCACTTGAAAATGTGCGCATGTGTTACTCACCATTTGCAAGGACAAGACATACGGCAGAGGTTGTTGCATCCACTTTGAATCTTCCATTTGAGGGCCCTCAATGCAAG GTCATGGAAGATCTTCGAGAACGTTACTTTGGTCCTTCGTTTGAACTTCTGTCTCATGACAAA TATACAGAAATATGGGCAATGGATGAAAAAGATCCATTCACAAGGCCAGAAGGTGGAGAAAGTGTCGATGATGTGGCTTCTAGACTTGCAAGTGCTATGGCTACCATGGAATCAGAATACCAAGG ATGTACGATCTTGGTTGTCAGCCATGGCGATCCCTTGCAAATCTTGCAAACCATACTCAATGCAGCTTCAAAACAGATGGAACCAAGCTGCAATGACCTAGCATCTAGAATTCAAGCAGTTAGAATCCCTTCTATTCTTTCACAGCATCGAAACTTCGCATTGCTTACAGGAGAACTCAGAGCTGTTCGATGA